In candidate division TA06 bacterium, one genomic interval encodes:
- a CDS encoding hydrogenase maturation protease: protein MSDLIEYLCSLNERSLIIGVGNPLRGDDGFGPALIAGLNGRVGIRLLDAEEIPEAFLDKAVEMSPDKLLIADAVALGGLPGEAALMPPESLGQKIAISTHNLPLLMFIKFFKEQSPKTEVMLLGVQPKGIEFGKELSPEIKKTIDSLVDILTAK, encoded by the coding sequence ATGTCCGATCTGATAGAATATCTGTGTTCTTTGAACGAAAGATCGCTGATCATCGGGGTGGGCAACCCCTTAAGGGGGGACGACGGGTTCGGCCCGGCGCTGATCGCGGGGCTAAACGGCCGGGTTGGCATAAGACTATTGGACGCCGAGGAGATCCCGGAAGCCTTCCTTGATAAAGCGGTGGAAATGTCCCCGGACAAGCTTTTGATCGCCGACGCGGTGGCCCTGGGCGGCCTGCCCGGGGAAGCGGCCCTGATGCCGCCGGAATCACTGGGACAGAAGATCGCCATCTCCACCCACAACCTGCCGCTTTTAATGTTCATCAAGTTCTTTAAGGAACAAAGCCCCAAGACCGAGGTGATGCTGCTGGGGGTCCAGCCCAAGGGCATAGAATTCGGAAAAGAGCTGAGCCCGGAGATAAAGAAGACCATAGACAGCCTGGTTGATATACTGACAGCCAAATAA